aggaagcGACCTCGTCTACGAGCTCTCTGCCGACGTCTGGGGCGGATTGCTGTCGGTCGAACCGAAGCCCAAGAAAATCAAGAAGGAGAGCGAAAAGAATAAGATTCACAAATCTGATGTCAAGAACGAGGATGGCAAGAACGAGGCAAATGAAGCCGAGAAAATGGAGCGTGAAAAGGAGGACGTGGAGCAGACACTGGAggaggtagaagaagaagaggaggaggaggaggagataaGGGGAATTGGGACGGATTCCTTCCCGATTTTGATCCATGAGGTGACAAAGTACTGGAAAGAGAAGGGCCTCTCAACTGTGTCTTTGGAGGCGTCTTTGAAGCTCGTAAGACCATCCAAGGCGAGACCAGTGGAGGAGAAGTGGAGGAAGCTAATGGGGAAGGAAATGAAGTCCCGAACGAAGATGTTCGAAGTGCTCGGGAGCCTCCTCCTGAGCTGAGAATGGCCCATTGGACTGCATTTAAAGCAGGTACTTGGTCTTGCCCCTAATGATCATCACTATCTTCTGTGGCAATTGTGTAATGATATAGTTTTGATAGTTGGAGGTTTGCAACATGTCCTGAGGAGGGTGAGTTTCGTTGAGGGGACTTGTTTCCATGGTGAAGTATGTgattatttatttgataattaTTGCATCCCTTCTAACTAGTATTTTGTGGATGATGCTCTTGATatagttttgagtttttggctgcaaactctttttcttttgctttcaaTTCTGCTTGCATTTATAAGACGACATTTATGATGTAGCCGTGAGTGCATTTCACTGCCAAACTAATAAATATGGCTTCATAAATCGGGCCTACGACGGCCCGACCTCCGTGTAGCCTATGCCATAAATAGGTAACTCGATCCGCATTCAAGGCAATTATGTAATGACCTTGATATGCCAAGGGAAAACAATGAAGTTAAGAACTTAATATTCTTCTAGTTCCAATTGTAAAGTATAATTTCAAAGTTAGGTGTACATTTCCAAATTTGCACCAATAAGAGGACGAGGAAGGACTGCTTTACTGCTGCTGAGGTTCAAGAATTAATCTAGTAAGTaggattttcttttgttattttagCACGGTTCCCATAAACCTCTTATGGCTATGAGGAGTCTGCATGAGAAAAGAGAAGTAGAGAAATTGAAAGTGACTTCTATCTCCGTAGCAGAGAATAGATATGGATAGAACAAGAGAAGGGATTCATATATTTAGGCACAGATGCGGTTGGAAAGATATGTATTTATGGAGCCAATTTAGGTTTGTTTACAAACACATAAAGATATGTTGCCAAAGCAAAACAAAGTTCCTCAATTAGCATCCAATGATCGAAATCACTACTTGCCATATGAATATCCACAGAAACTGCCTCATTTGGACATTTCGGAGCACATTAAGTTCCTAGGCTTTTAGCTTAGAAGCACTAAGCCTGTGGTAACAGTATTTGCCAACATTTTCCAATGCATAGTTATATTTCTAGTACTTGTTTATGTTGATGTCGTTGATCGCATTTGGTTACTAGTTCACTCAATGAATCCTTCTACTTATCTCGCGGACTCACAAGCTAGGTATTAACTTGACTTTAGATTGGAAATGTTATTTAATGAGCATTGGATAACTTTTCCTTCATAATGAACTCATTGTGTTTTGTTttcattttgatatttttggGCTACATGTTAAGAAATTATTCATTTTccatttttgaattttcattCATATCTTATTAAAACAACGAGCATTGCAAAATGTATCTATAAATCATTCTCAAGTATATATTGTTGTTTGTATGTTCATCATTCACATTCCATTTCCTTTGTTATATTTGATGAAACTGATGTTAAAATTGTGATTAGGGTTCTCACTTCCCTAACCTCAAGgagatatatttatttattaggagCTTTAAAATAAGGTCCCTGACATAatgcaaaattacaaaattacaaaagaatAGTCAACCCTCCCCCTCAAGATGGTGCATAAATATTTCTCATGCTCGTCTCGTACACAATGTTATTGAAGATTGTTCTCCCAACTCCTTTAGTGAGAATATCAGCTAATTGATCACTTGACTTCACAATTGGTATGCATATGATACCCTTTTCCTAATTCTCTTTGATAAATTCCTATCGATCTCGATGTGCTTTGTTCTATTATGTTGTACCAGATTGTGACATGTGAGCAATATTAATAGCTTCTTTATTGTCATAGTATAGTATTGATGGTTTCTCGTCTGCCATACTAAGCTCTCGCATAAACCTTCTAAGCCATAGAATTTCATTAACACCTTGAGCCATatgtcagggacttagaaaaatttctatgcagcccggtccctggcccaaatctgcttagcGAGTTCGGGTTGAAGACGGGTCGAATCGGGTTGGCAAGtagacccaaacccaacccgctgtgggaaactcaagggtcatgaaactcatgggagttatgggtgactcttgagcttttggcatttatgagggctcattatgtaGGCTCATTATGTATGTNttttttttttttgcttctgcaAGTAACCAAATTTCTGCCTATAAAGGTACAGTATCCAGAGGTTGATCTTTTATCATCTAGCGATCCTACCCAATCAGCATCAGTGAAGGATTCAATCTTCAAATGACCATTCCTAGAAAATAAAAGTCCTCTTCCTGGAGTTAGAGTTCAAGTATCGTAGAATACGATAAACAACCTCAAAATGTGATACTTTTGGGTCATGCATATACCGACTAGCCAAACTAACTGCATAAGAGATGTCAGGTCGTGTGTGAGATAAGTATATCAATTTACCTACTAACCTCCTTTCCTTGTCAACTTCTTTTCCAATTTTACTTTGCAAGCGATGATTCACTTCTATTGGCGAATCAACTGGTTTGCACCCTAACATTCCAGTCTCTTGAAGTAAATTCACACATATTTTCTTTGAGAAATAACAATTCCTTTGTCAGATGTCACCACCTCAATTCCTAGAAAGTATCTTAACTTTCCAAGGTCTTTTATCTCAAATTTCATAGCTAAGTAGCTTTTCAATTCATTCATTTCTTGTCGGTCATTTTCTGTGATTACTATATCATCGGCATAAATAGTGAGAATGGTGATTTTGCTCTTATATTTCTTGATGAACACAGTGTGGTAGACATCACTTTGTTTATATTCAAagtaaggattaaagtgccgccCCGTGTCGTACTGCACGGAGCGGAGGGGGGTCTTGGACCCCCTTTCCGTGCTGCGGCACACTCTGCCGTATTGCACGAGACAGTGCGATACGGCAGA
Above is a genomic segment from Ananas comosus cultivar F153 linkage group 15, ASM154086v1, whole genome shotgun sequence containing:
- the LOC109721452 gene encoding GLABROUS1 enhancer-binding protein-like → MSGGGDPLAASPSRRKRKQPADASSVAKKPRPSDADAVTILRGVLDFRARTGANPTLTTMDAFYDSIRGSLPSPALTKDKVYNKLRHLRYKFQHSSPNPDPHGGGGGGGGSDLVYELSADVWGGLLSVEPKPKKIKKESEKNKIHKSDVKNEDGKNEANEAEKMEREKEDVEQTLEEVEEEEEEEEEIRGIGTDSFPILIHEVTKYWKEKGLSTVSLEASLKLVRPSKARPVEEKWRKLMGKEMKSRTKMFEVLGSLLLS